Proteins co-encoded in one Medicago truncatula cultivar Jemalong A17 chromosome 8, MtrunA17r5.0-ANR, whole genome shotgun sequence genomic window:
- the LOC25502652 gene encoding stem 28 kDa glycoprotein has product MKILIFFFVTLFLATCHGNILNHDHGSNNQIFPLRVKSGSGGHYIPKVSCASWRLGVEAHNIINWKTIPQECEKYIGNYMLGDQYRADSKAVNREGYFYAKTLNITTGKDIWVFDIDETSLSNLPYYAKHGFGYDCDLLFSCSSFASSLLDHYNKYDLIQHHD; this is encoded by the coding sequence ATGAAGAtcctcattttcttttttgttacacTCTTCTTAGCAACATGTCATGGTAACATTCTAAACCATGATCATGGTTCAAATAACCAAATTTTCCCACTTCGAGTGAAATCTGGCTCAGGTGGCCACTACATTCCAAAAGTATCATGTGCTAGTTGGAGACTTGGTgttgaagcacacaatatcaTAAATTGGAAAACTATACCGCAAGAATGTGAGAAATATATTGGGAACTATATGTTAGGTGATCAATATAGAGCTGACTCTAAAGCAGTTAACCGTGAAGGTTATTTCTATGCAAAGACTCTTAATATAACAACTGGTAAAGACATATGGGTTTTTGATATTGATGAAACTTCCCTATCAAATCTTCCATATTATGCTAAACACGGATTTGGGTATGATTGTGATCTTTTGTTTTCATGCTCTAGCTTTGCTTCTTCTTTATTAGATCACTACAACAAATATGATCTAATACAACACCACGATTAA
- the LOC112417055 gene encoding uncharacterized protein has protein sequence MKSTITQIIANVSIAGNLTKLATGPTIRDFTMLRAFKVNTHHPNAPKITEVIWSPTILHWIKCTLMEQLLAPPVKQLVQVFSETEMEKALAILKIADVESLTYKREVNLSYMSEYVVRII, from the exons ATGAAATCAACAATAACGCAGATTATAGCAAATGTATCTATAGCTGGCAACCTTACCAAGTTAGCTACTGGTCCTACAATTAGAGATTTCACTATGTTAAGGGCTTTCAAAGTGAATACACATCATCCTAATGCACCTAAGATAACTGAAGTCATATGGAGCCCCACAATATTGCACTGGATCAAGTGCACACTGATGGAGCAGCTCTTGGCACCACCGGTCAAGCAGCTTGTGCAGGTATTTTCAGAAACTGAAATGGAGAAAGCCTTGGCTATTTTGAAG ATTGCAGATGTAGAGAGTCTCACATATAAGAGAGAAGTTAATTTGTCATATATGAGTGAGTATGTGGTAAGAAtaatataa